Below is a genomic region from Deinococcus misasensis DSM 22328.
CAGCAGTCCGGTGGTGACCAGAGCGGGACCCATCACGGGCAACAGCACTTTGAAGAGGGTTTGCAGGGGGGAAGCCCCGTCAACCATGGCGGCCTCTTCGAGTTCGTTGGGGATTTCGCGGACGAAACTGGTGAGCACCCACACCGAGAAGGGGATGGTGAAAATCAGGTAACTGAAGATCAGTCCGGTGGGGGTGTTGTACATGTTGAACTCGCGGATCAGGGTGAACAGGCCCGAGAGGACGGCGATCTGGGGGAACATGGAAACGGCAAGGATGATGTAGAGGATCACGGACTTGCCTTTGAACTTGAACTTGCCGAGGGCGTAAGCGGCGAAAGCACCGATGAGCAGGGAGATCAGCACGCTGCCGACGGCGACGATGACGCTCATCAGGAGGCCTCTGGAGAAGGCAGGGTACTGGAAGACACCGATGTAGTTGTCCAAAGTCCATTCGGCGGCGATGAATTGTGCGGGTGGGAGGAAGATGTCACTGGCCTTTTTGAGGCTGGTGATGACGGCCCACACGAAGGGGAACAGCAGGTAGACGGCGATGATGGCCAGCAGCAGGTAGAACAACACCGTTTGCAGCACCGGGGTTTTTCGGATGTGTTGTTTGCTCTGCACGGATCGGATGGTCATGGGTCACCTCGGGGACAGCAGAGATGGGCTTAAGCTCAATCGAAACGCACACGCAGGGTGGTCACATAAATCACGGTGAACACCATGATCAACAGGAAAATGAACACCGAAGCTGCGCTGCCATACCCGAGAAGCTGGTTGTCGATCAGGTTGAGGCGTGCATAGGCGGTCATGGAAGCTTCGGCGGCTTTGTTGGGTCCCATCATGACGTACATCACGTCGAAGACACGCAGGGCATCGAGGGTGCGGAACACCAGAGCCACCATCAATGCAGGTTTCAAGAGAGGCAAAGTGATTTTCCAGAACTGGGTCCACTTGCTGGCGCCGTCCACATCTGCCGCCTCGTAAAGGTCATTTGGAATGATCGAAAGACCAGCCATCAACATCAGGGCCATGAAAGGGGTGGTTTTCCAGACATCCACGGCCACGATCGCCCAGACAGCAGAATTGGTGTCTGCCAGAACAGCTCCAAATTGGGTGCCGAGCAAACCGAAAGAATCGTTGTACATGAACGCCCACATCTGTGCAGAAACCACAGTGGGGATGGCCCAGGGCACCAGCATGGCGGTCCGCATGAAAGTGCGCCCCTTGAATTTGGCATTGATCACCAGAGCGATGATCAGGCCCAGCACCGTTTCGAGCCCCACCGAAACCACGGTGAATTTCAGGGTGTTCCAGACGGCAGCCCACCATTTGGGATCTTGCAGCAACCCGAGGGCCACACCATCTTCGGTGGTGAACCAGTAGTTGCCCAGACCAATCCATTTGGCGCTGGAGGGATCAGAGATGTTGGACTCGGTGAAACTGAAAAAGAAGGTTTTGTAAAGAGGATATCCTGCCACCAGTGCGATGGCCACCAGTGCCGGAATCAGGAACAGAAACGCGGTCTGGGCACGGGCGGCCTGCACCCCCCGACGGGAGGTGCCCGAGGTCTTTGCTGCGGTGTTCGTCATGCTCACCCTCCTGGGATCAATGAAATCATGAGACGGTTCTTCCGAAGCGATAGGGATGTGTGGTGCTTTTTCAGTCTAGCAGTCTTGTCTGGATTCTTCACCCACTGCCAGCGAAGCCAACCTCTGTCCGCAGGTTGAGTGGTGCAGGTTTTATGGAAATGTTTCATTTTTCACTGAGGATGGAGGGGAAATTTCATGAAGAGACAGATGAGTTCAATGATAAAAACCATCATGATCTGCATGAAGCAAAAACAGAAACGGTATCTGTTAAATGAAGAAATTTATGAAAACACACAGGGTTTTATAAATTGGAAACATCTTGATTACAACCTTAACAGTTGGGAAAAACTGTAGTGAAACTGAAGAATGCGGTGTATTCTGTAAAGTGCAATGTTGAAAGCGCGTTCCAACAACAACAACACCTACAAAGTGGGCGATGAAGTCATCGTCTACCCCAGTCTTTCCCATCCCCAGCCTCTCTTTCGCAAAGACACCATCCGTGAAGTGACCTCGGAGGGTTTTGTGACCTGGTCTGGGCTGGCCTTCAATGGAAAATGCATCAGCCAGGATGGCAAGCTGAAATTTGCCCGCTGGCAAAAGCACCACCAGACCTATGTCAACAACCCCACCTATGCTCTGAATGTTCGCCGTACCATGAGCATGTTCACCATCTTCAGTGTTTCTTTCCTGACCCTGGCTACCATTTCCAAATTCACAGAACTGCTCAATCAATTGTCTTTTTGACACTTTGTGTCAGCATGCTGCATCTGCCCTTCAACTTTGCCCCAAATCTTCACTTTTTTACCGGACCGTTCAGGTCCGGTTTTCATTTTGGTTTGCCGGTTGACTGCTGGGAATTCCGGAAAAGGGACAGATTTCGATGGCATTTTCCGGGCACAATGAAGCTGTTGCTTGCTGACCCCTTCGCTCATCTGCTCTCCAGAAAGGAAGCTGAACGCTTGATGCTTGAAAACCACAGAAAGGCCCCTCAATTGCGATCAGCTAGTCAATTGGTCGCACACACAATTGATAGCATTTGTATACTATGAGCGTGGCAACCCTTCTTCAAAACCCCGTTCAGGCCACTTCAGTGTGGACGGAACTTCAACATGCCGCACAGCAGCTTTCTGAAAAGGAACCCGTGCTCAGGACGTTGCTGCATCAGGTGATCCAAACACCTGAAACCCTTCAGGAAGGGCTCAGTGTGCTTCTGGCCCGCAAGCTTGGCACTCTGGATGTCCCTTTTGATGTCCTGAAGCCCGAGTTTCAGGCGGTGCTCTCTGATGCACAGGTGCTGGAAGGGGTGCTGGCAGACCTGCTGGCCATCCGCCAGAGGGACCCTGCCGTGAAAGACCTGCTGACCCCTTTTCTGTTCTTCAAAGGGTTTCATGCCCTGCAAGCCCACCGCATTGCCCACACCTTTTGGAATGCAGGAAGGCAAGCTGTTGCGCTTTTTGTGCAAAGTCAGGTTTCTTTGCAGTTCGCCATTGACATCCATCCTGCAGCCCAACTCGGGAAGGGCATTTTGATGGACCACGGCACAGGCATCGTGATTGGCGAAACCGCTGTGGTGGAGGACAACGTTTCCATGCTCCACAACGTCACCCTTGGCGGAACGGGCAAAGAGTGCTGTGACCGCCACCCCAAGATCCGCTCGGGTGTACTCATCGGTGCAGGTGCCACCATTCTGGGCAACATCGAAATTGGCAGAGACGCCAAAATCGCTGCGGGCAGTGTGGTGGTCAAACCCGTGCATGCGCACACCACCGTGGCCGGGGTGCCTGCCAAAGTGGTGGCCCGCAATGTGAAATTCACCCCTGCCCTGCAGATGGACCATGAATTTGACATCCACATCTGAGCCTTCAAGCTTTGTTTGATTTCTGCCCACCGGGCTTCTCAAGGAGGAACAAGTGAACATTTACGACGACAATTCGCTGACCATCGGGCACACCCCTCTGGTGCGCCTCAAACGCATTGGCAATGGAAACATTTATGCCAAGCTGGAAGCCCGCAACCCTGCTGGAAGTGTGAAGTGCCGCATTGGTGCCAACATGATCTGGGATGCCGAGGAACGTGAGATCCTGAAGCCCGGCATGACCCTTGTGGAGCCCACCAGTGGCAACACCGGCATCGGTCTTGCCTTTGTGGCCGCTGCCAGAGGTTACCCCATCATCCTGACCATGCCTGCCAGCATGAGCCTTGAGCGCCGCAAGGTCCTCAAAGCTCTGGGTGCCGAACTGGTGCTCACCGAGCCTCCCAAGGGCATGAAAGGGGCCATTGCCAAAGCACAGGAAATCGTGGACAGCAATCCCGAGAAATACCTGCTGCTGCAGCAGTTCGAGAACCCCGCCAACCCTGCCATCCACGAAAAAACCACCGGTCCTGAAATCTGGGACGACACCGAAGGCAAAATCGATGTTTTTGTGGGTGGCGTGGGCACCGGAGGAACCATCACCGGGGTCAGCCGTTACATCAAGAAAACCCAGGGCAAAGCCATCACCACGGTTGCCGTTGAGCCAGTCAACAGCCCCATCATCACCCAGACCCTGAACGGAGAAGAACCCAAACCCAGCCCCCACAAAATTCAGGGGATTGGTGCAGGCTTCATCCCCAAAAACCTTGATCTCAGTCTGGTGGACCGTGTGGAAACCGTGACCGATCAGGAAGCCATCGACATGGCCCGTCGCCTGATGCAACAAGAAGGCATCATGTGCGGCATTTCCTGTGGTGCTGCTGTGGCTGCTGCTGTGCGTGTCTCTGAGCAACCCGAGTTCCAGGACAAGATGATTGTGGTGGTGCTCCCTGACTCTGGAGAGCGTTACCTGTCCAGCATCCTGTTCGATGGCATCTTCACCGATCAAGAACTGGTTCAATAAAACCAGTTTGTTCAAGAAAAAAAGCACCTTTTAGAGGTGCTTTTTTTCATCGCATTCAGCTGTATACAATTTTAGAAATAAAAGTTACAATCCTGACTGCATGTGGTCTGGATTTCAGGCTCTGGTTCTGGGAAAAAGCAACCAGAAAAGGATATCTTTGAACACGCAGGAGGATGAACATGAACAAAACGACCTTGATGCTGGCCCTTGCAGCCACAACCACCCTGACCGGTTGTGGGCTGTTTCAACAACCTCAACCTCGACCCCAGGAAAATTACCAGAGTCAGATTTTTCGCCCTGCAGATTTCAAGCAGGGACAGGTGACCGTGACCCTCAAAAACCTCGCCAGCAATGAGGGTGTGGCCGTCATTCCAGTGAATGCCCTGCAACCTGACGCCACCGATGGGTTCACCTATCAACTTCAGGTGAACAATGTGGCTTCTCCAGTGCCCACCCAGGCTCTGGTTGCAGAAAGCCAGAGCCAGCAGCTTCGAACCGAAATGGACAGGCAGCATCACCAATTCATGGAGCAACAACAAAACCTGTTGAAGAAGATTCAGCAAAAGGGCATCCAGCCCCTTTCGGCACAGAAGCAGGGTTTGAATGGTTGTCCTGTGACCCAAGTGGGACAGACCTGCAACTACTGGGTGTTTGCTGAAAACGATCAGGTGCAAGTGAAAACCACTTTGCGACATGTTTCCGCCCATGCCTACTGGTTTGTGGACCAGCAGGACGCAAAAGACCTGACCGACGCAGAATTGGCTGAATTTGCCCGTGTTTTTGAAGAGAAATTGTACAAAGTGGACACCCAGTATTTTGGAACCCCTGCCGACATTGATGGAAACGGCAAGATCAAAATTGTGTTCTCCAGAGAAGTTGGGAAAAGTGCTTTTGGATATGTGTACGGTGTGGATTGGTATCCTGATGCAGACATC
It encodes:
- a CDS encoding carbohydrate ABC transporter permease, which codes for MTIRSVQSKQHIRKTPVLQTVLFYLLLAIIAVYLLFPFVWAVITSLKKASDIFLPPAQFIAAEWTLDNYIGVFQYPAFSRGLLMSVIVAVGSVLISLLIGAFAAYALGKFKFKGKSVILYIILAVSMFPQIAVLSGLFTLIREFNMYNTPTGLIFSYLIFTIPFSVWVLTSFVREIPNELEEAAMVDGASPLQTLFKVLLPVMGPALVTTGLLAFINAWNEYLFALTFTSDNRTVPVVIANYSGASQFELPWANIMA
- the cysE gene encoding serine O-acetyltransferase; the protein is MATLLQNPVQATSVWTELQHAAQQLSEKEPVLRTLLHQVIQTPETLQEGLSVLLARKLGTLDVPFDVLKPEFQAVLSDAQVLEGVLADLLAIRQRDPAVKDLLTPFLFFKGFHALQAHRIAHTFWNAGRQAVALFVQSQVSLQFAIDIHPAAQLGKGILMDHGTGIVIGETAVVEDNVSMLHNVTLGGTGKECCDRHPKIRSGVLIGAGATILGNIEIGRDAKIAAGSVVVKPVHAHTTVAGVPAKVVARNVKFTPALQMDHEFDIHI
- a CDS encoding carbohydrate ABC transporter permease: MTNTAAKTSGTSRRGVQAARAQTAFLFLIPALVAIALVAGYPLYKTFFFSFTESNISDPSSAKWIGLGNYWFTTEDGVALGLLQDPKWWAAVWNTLKFTVVSVGLETVLGLIIALVINAKFKGRTFMRTAMLVPWAIPTVVSAQMWAFMYNDSFGLLGTQFGAVLADTNSAVWAIVAVDVWKTTPFMALMLMAGLSIIPNDLYEAADVDGASKWTQFWKITLPLLKPALMVALVFRTLDALRVFDVMYVMMGPNKAAEASMTAYARLNLIDNQLLGYGSAASVFIFLLIMVFTVIYVTTLRVRFD
- the cysK gene encoding cysteine synthase A, yielding MNIYDDNSLTIGHTPLVRLKRIGNGNIYAKLEARNPAGSVKCRIGANMIWDAEEREILKPGMTLVEPTSGNTGIGLAFVAAARGYPIILTMPASMSLERRKVLKALGAELVLTEPPKGMKGAIAKAQEIVDSNPEKYLLLQQFENPANPAIHEKTTGPEIWDDTEGKIDVFVGGVGTGGTITGVSRYIKKTQGKAITTVAVEPVNSPIITQTLNGEEPKPSPHKIQGIGAGFIPKNLDLSLVDRVETVTDQEAIDMARRLMQQEGIMCGISCGAAVAAAVRVSEQPEFQDKMIVVVLPDSGERYLSSILFDGIFTDQELVQ